A genomic window from Lotus japonicus ecotype B-129 chromosome 1, LjGifu_v1.2 includes:
- the LOC130730202 gene encoding protein CIA1 — protein sequence MERLELKEVQRLEGHNDRVWSLDWNPATGHAGTPLVFASCSGDKTVRIWEQDLSSGLWACKAVLDETHTRTVRSCAWSPSGKLLATASFDATTAIWENVGGDFECVATLEGHENEVKSVSWNASGTLLATCSRDKSVWIWEMQPVNEFECVSVLQGHTQDVKMVKWHPTEDILISCSYDNSIKVWADEGDSDDWQCVQTLGQPNNGHTSTVWALSFNASGDKMVTCSDDLTVKVWETENVQSSSGFAPWRHLCTLSGYHDRTIFSIHWSREGIFASGAADDTIQLFGDDNESQVGGPLYTLLLKKEKAHDMDINSVQWSPGEKPLLASASDDGTIKVWELVSQ from the exons ATGGAGAGGTTGGAGTTGAAGGAGGTTCAGAGGCTGGAAGGTCACAACGACAGGGTTTGGAGCTTGGATTGGAACCCGGCAACTGGTCATGCTGGTACTCCTCTCGTCTTCGCTTCTTGCAGCGGCGACAAAACTGTCCGAATCTGGGAACAAGACCTCTCCTCTGGCCTCTGGGCCTGCAAG GCGGTTTTGGACGAAACACACACTCGAACCGTTCGATCTTGTGCTTGGTCACCTTCTGGGAAACTGTTAGCCACTGCAAGCTTTGATGCCACCACTGCCATATGGGAAAATGTTGGGGGTGATTTTGAGTGTGTTGCTACTTTGGAG GGTCATGAAAATGAAGTGAAGAGTGTATCTTGGAATGCATCTGGAACCTTGCTTGCAACTTGTAGTAGGGATAAATCTGTCTGGATATGGGAAATGCAGCCGGTCAACGAGTTTGAGTGTGTGTCCGTGCTGCAAGGACATACCCAGGATGTTAAAATGGTCAAGTGGCACCCCACGGAGGATATCTTAATTTCATGTAGCTATGATAATAGTATTAAG GTTTGGGCAGATGAAGGTGACAGTGACGATTGGCAGTGTGTTCAAACTCTCGGTCAACCTAATAA TGGTCATACTTCTACTGTTTGGGCCCTCTCCTTCAATGCTAGTGGAGACAAAATGGTTACCTGTAG TGATGATCTTACCGTGAAGGTATGGGAAACAGAAAACGTACAATCTAGTAGTGGATTTGCACCTTG GAGACATCTTTGCACTCTTTCAGGATATCATGATCGGACGATTTTCTCAATTCATTGGTCAAG AGAAGGTATCTTTGCCAGTGGAGCTGCTGATGACACTATACAGCTTTTTGGGGATGACAATGAAAGTCAG GTCGGAGGTCCTCTGTACACGTTGCTGCTGAAAAAGGAGAAGGCCCATGACATGGATATAAATTCTGTGCAGTGGAGCCCTGGG GAGAAACCACTACTAGCCTCTGCCAGCGATGATGGGACAATCAAGGTGTGGGAGCTGGTATCCCAATGA
- the LOC130730203 gene encoding protein BIC1-like, with protein sequence MTEQHNHPFIMAHQSSSTESDNQVPPYPFEFDLKSSPQSSKDSMLQQEQETPFNLKGVTQSPSASKTLVCNKEETELQELLAEDSGREKLKRHRVEVAGRVWIPDMWGQEDLLKDWIDCSAFDAPLVPSKITMAREALVGEGRRANAAGLRIENRDLDFNVHMDLSLNNNCTNVEVQNIHMFSDAKKST encoded by the exons ATGACAGAACAACACAACCACCCTTTCATCATGGCTCACCAATCCTCTTCTACTGAATCTGATAACCAGGTTCCTCCTTACCCATTTGAATTTGACTTGAAAAGTAGCCCCCAATCATCTAAAGATTCCATGTTGCAGCAAGAACAAGAAACCCCATTCAACCTGAAAGGTGTTACACAAAGCCCCTCTGCTTCAAAGACCCTTGTCTGCAACAAGGAGGAAACAGAGTTACAGGAGCTTCTAGCAGAGGATAGTGGACGTGAGAAGCTGAAGAGGCATAGAGTTGAAGTGGCTGGAAGGGTTTGGATTCCAGACATGTGGGGTCAGGAGGATCTGTTGAAGGATTGGATAGATTGTTCTGCATTTGATGCTCCTTTGGTTCCAAGCAAGATCACCATGGCACGTGAGGCTTTGGTTGGAGAGGGTAGAAGAGCCAATGCTGCTGGTCTAAGGATAGAGAACAG GGACTTGGATTTCAATGTACATATGGATTTATCCCTTAATAACAACTGCACCAATGTTGAGGTTCAAAACATCCACATGTTTTCAGACGCCAAGAAGAGCACCTAA